One Phocoena sinus isolate mPhoSin1 chromosome 13, mPhoSin1.pri, whole genome shotgun sequence DNA segment encodes these proteins:
- the GAREM2 gene encoding GRB2-associated and regulator of MAPK protein 2 isoform X3: MIPDGNLGLQRGIKSIREYAEGVSERDILLIHSCRQWTTVTAHTLEEGHYVIGPKIDIPLQYPGKFKLLEQARDVREPVRYFSSVEEVASVFPDRIFVMEAITFSVKVVSGEFSEDSEVYNFTLHAGDELTLMGQAEILCAKTTKERSRFTTLLRKLGRAGALAGVGGGGGGGSPGGTGAAGGSGGARPIKGKMPCLICMNHRTNESLSLPFQCQGRFSTRSPLELQMQEGEHTVRAIIERVRLPVNVLVPSRPPRNPYDLHPVREGHCYKLVSIISKTVVLGLALRREGPAPLHFLLLTDTPRFALPQGLLAGDPRVERLVRDSASYCRERFDPDEYSTAVREAPAELAEDCASPRRARLCLPAPPRALRPARAPASGPGPGPPGDGDQEYVSPDWAGAPEPAAPPAEIPYEELWTHQAAEGFAEGRTRPLPGPDLISFGAAGPPRLEPEAAPPPVPPKSEAVKEECRLLNAPPVPPRGGSASGRLSGSPPVPPRFPKLQPVHSPSSSLSYYSSGLQDGPGSRSGSGSPSPDTYSLYCYPCTWGDCKVGESPSRPRPGPLPSTTQPSQTSRALVEPLSSGAASLWGADTPVKTYHSCPPPFKPSHPQKRFAPLGALNPFSGPAYPSGPSAASSSGPTASSGALATSSPAHSPGPGPPGQACSAAASSCCPTSSSSSSERQTPALEPSDPFELGRGSSPEPELLRCQEPRAVRAPGPGPGLLPLGPPKAFEPEGLVLRQVPAPLSPVALQGRLEGPPASPRDGATGWGGRDASSWQPPADLSALSLEEVSRSLRFIGLSEDVVSFFARERIDGSIFVQLSEDILADDFHLTKLQVKKIMQFIKGWRPKI; the protein is encoded by the exons ATGATACCAGACGGAAACTTGGGTCTTCAGAGAGGAATAAAGAGCATCA GGGAGTATGCCGAGGGCGTCAGTGAGCGAGACATCCTGCTCATTCACTCCTGCCGCCAGTGGACAACGGTGACAGCCCACACCCTGGAGGAGGGTCACTATGTCATCGGGCCCAAGATTGACATCCCCCTGCAGTACCCAG GGAAGTTCAAGCTCCTGGAGCAGGCCCGGGATGTTCGGGAGCCAGTGAGGTACTTCAGCAGCGTGGAGGAGGTGGCCAGCGTCTTCCCTGATCGCATATTTGTGATGGAAGCCATCACCTTCAGTGTCAAG GTTGTGTCAGGCGAGTTCAGCGAGGACAGCGAGGTGTACAACTTCACGCTGCACGCCGGCGACGAGCTCACTCTCATGGGCCAGGCGGAGATCCTGTGCGCCAAGACCACCAAGGAGCGCTCACGCTTCACCACCCTGCTGCGCAAGCTGGGCCGGGCCGGGGCGCTGGCCGGGgtaggcggcggcggcggtggcggcagcCCGGGGGGCACGGGGGCCGCGGGTGGCAGCGGGGGCGCCAGGCCCATCAAAGGCAAGATGCCCTGCCTCATCTGCATGAACCACCGCACCAATGAGAGCCTGAGCCTGCCCTTCCAGTGCCAGGGCCGCTTCAGCACGCGCAGCCCGCTGGAGCTGCAGATGCAGGAGGGCGAGCACACGGTGCGCGCCATCATCGAGCGCGTGCGGCTCCCGGTGAACGTGCTGGTGCCCAGCCGGCCGCCGCGCAACCCCTACGACCTGCACCCGGTGCGGGAGGGCCACTGCTACAAGCTGGTCAGCATCATCTCCAAGACGGTGGTGCTGGGGCTGGCGCTGCGCCGCGAGGGCCCGGCGCCGCTGCACTTCCTGCTGCTCACCGACACGCCCCGCTTCGCGCTACCGCAGGGCCTGCTGGCCGGGGACCCGCGTGTCGAGCGCCTGGTGCGCGACAGCGCCTCCTACTGCCGCGAGCGCTTCGACCCCGACGAGTACTCGACCGCCGTGCGCGAAGCGCCCGCCGAGCTGGCCGAAGACTGCGCCAGCCCGCGCCGCGCGCGCCTCTGCCTGCCCGCGCCCCCGCGCGCCCTCCGGCCCGCCCGCGCCCCCGCctccggccccggccccggcccgccCGGCGACGGCGACCAGGAGTACGTGAGTCCCGACTGGGCCGGCGCGCCCGAGCCCGCAGCGCCACCCGCCGAGATCCCCTACGAGGAGCTGTGGACGCACCAGGCGGCTGAAGGCTTCGCCGAGGGCAGGACCCGGCCGCTCCCGGGGCCCGACCTCATCTCCTTCGGGGCCGCCGGGCCGCCCCGCCTGGAGCCCGAGGCGGCCCCGCCTCCAGTGCCTCCCAAATCCGAGGCG GTGAAGGAGGAATGCCGCCTGCTCAACGCCCCTCCTGTGCCCCCCCGAGGTGGCAGTGCCAGTGGCCGGCTCTCGGGCAGTCCCCCGGTGCCCCCACGCTTCCCCAAGCTGCAGCCTGTCCActcccccagctccagcctctcCTACTACTCCTCTGGCCTCCAGGATGG GCCGGGCTCCCGCAGTGGCAGTGGCTCTCCGTCACCGGATACCTACTCCCTCTATTGCTACCCATGCACCTGGGGAGACTGCAAGGTGGGCGAGTCCCCCAGCCGCCCACGCCCGGGACCCCTGCCCTCGACTACGCAGCCCAGCCAGACCTCCCGGGCCCTTGTAGAGCCCCTGAGCAGTGGAGCTGCTTCTCTCTGGGGGGCCGACACCCCGGTCAAGACCTACCACAGCTGCCCGCCTCCATTCaagccctcccacccccagaaaCGCTTCGCTCCCCTTGGAGCTCTGAACCCCTTTTCCGGGCCTGCCTACCCCTCAGGCCCTTCAGCCGCCTCCTCTTCTGGGCCCACAGCCAGCTCAGGTGCCCTGGCTACCTCCAGCCCCGCTCATTCCCCGGGCCCGGGCCCTCCAGGCCAGGCCTGTTCGGCGGCTGCCTCCTCCTGCtgtcccacctcctcctcctcttcctctgagcGGCAGACACCTGCCCTGGAGCCCTCTGATCCCTTTGAGCTGGGCCGGGGCAGTTCTCCAGAGCCGGAGCTGCTGCGCTGTCAGGAGCCCAGAGCTGTGAGGgctcctgggcctgggcctggcctccTGCCACTTGGACCCCCCAAGGCCTTTGAGCCTGAAGGCTTGGTGCTGCGGCAGGTCCCCGCCCCCCTGTCCCCCGTGGCCCTGCAGGGGCGCCTGGAAGGGCCTCCGGCCAGTCCTCGGGATGGGGCCACAGGCTGGGGCGGCCGGGATGCCTCCTCCTGGCAGCCCCCCGCTGACCTGTCTGCACTATCCCTGGAGGAGGTCTCGCGAAGTCTGCGTTTCATCGGGCTCTCGGAGGACGTGGTGAGCTTCTTTGCCCGAGAGCGCATTGATGGCAGCATCTTCGTGCAGCTCAGTGAGGACATCTTGGCAGATGACTTTCACCTCACCAAGCTGCAGGTCAAGAAGATCATGCAGTTCATCAAAGGCTGGCGGCCCAAGATCTGA
- the GAREM2 gene encoding GRB2-associated and regulator of MAPK protein 2 isoform X5: MIPDGNLGLQRGIKSIRKFKLLEQARDVREPVRYFSSVEEVASVFPDRIFVMEAITFSVKVVSGEFSEDSEVYNFTLHAGDELTLMGQAEILCAKTTKERSRFTTLLRKLGRAGALAGVGGGGGGGSPGGTGAAGGSGGARPIKGKMPCLICMNHRTNESLSLPFQCQGRFSTRSPLELQMQEGEHTVRAIIERVRLPVNVLVPSRPPRNPYDLHPVREGHCYKLVSIISKTVVLGLALRREGPAPLHFLLLTDTPRFALPQGLLAGDPRVERLVRDSASYCRERFDPDEYSTAVREAPAELAEDCASPRRARLCLPAPPRALRPARAPASGPGPGPPGDGDQEYVSPDWAGAPEPAAPPAEIPYEELWTHQAAEGFAEGRTRPLPGPDLISFGAAGPPRLEPEAAPPPVPPKSEAVKEECRLLNAPPVPPRGGSASGRLSGSPPVPPRFPKLQPVHSPSSSLSYYSSGLQDGPGSRSGSGSPSPDTYSLYCYPCTWGDCKVGESPSRPRPGPLPSTTQPSQTSRALVEPLSSGAASLWGADTPVKTYHSCPPPFKPSHPQKRFAPLGALNPFSGPAYPSGPSAASSSGPTASSGALATSSPAHSPGPGPPGQACSAAASSCCPTSSSSSSERQTPALEPSDPFELGRGSSPEPELLRCQEPRAVRAPGPGPGLLPLGPPKAFEPEGLVLRQVPAPLSPVALQGRLEGPPASPRDGATGWGGRDASSWQPPADLSALSLEEVSRSLRFIGLSEDVVSFFARERIDGSIFVQLSEDILADDFHLTKLQVKKIMQFIKGWRPKI; this comes from the exons ATGATACCAGACGGAAACTTGGGTCTTCAGAGAGGAATAAAGAGCATCA GGAAGTTCAAGCTCCTGGAGCAGGCCCGGGATGTTCGGGAGCCAGTGAGGTACTTCAGCAGCGTGGAGGAGGTGGCCAGCGTCTTCCCTGATCGCATATTTGTGATGGAAGCCATCACCTTCAGTGTCAAG GTTGTGTCAGGCGAGTTCAGCGAGGACAGCGAGGTGTACAACTTCACGCTGCACGCCGGCGACGAGCTCACTCTCATGGGCCAGGCGGAGATCCTGTGCGCCAAGACCACCAAGGAGCGCTCACGCTTCACCACCCTGCTGCGCAAGCTGGGCCGGGCCGGGGCGCTGGCCGGGgtaggcggcggcggcggtggcggcagcCCGGGGGGCACGGGGGCCGCGGGTGGCAGCGGGGGCGCCAGGCCCATCAAAGGCAAGATGCCCTGCCTCATCTGCATGAACCACCGCACCAATGAGAGCCTGAGCCTGCCCTTCCAGTGCCAGGGCCGCTTCAGCACGCGCAGCCCGCTGGAGCTGCAGATGCAGGAGGGCGAGCACACGGTGCGCGCCATCATCGAGCGCGTGCGGCTCCCGGTGAACGTGCTGGTGCCCAGCCGGCCGCCGCGCAACCCCTACGACCTGCACCCGGTGCGGGAGGGCCACTGCTACAAGCTGGTCAGCATCATCTCCAAGACGGTGGTGCTGGGGCTGGCGCTGCGCCGCGAGGGCCCGGCGCCGCTGCACTTCCTGCTGCTCACCGACACGCCCCGCTTCGCGCTACCGCAGGGCCTGCTGGCCGGGGACCCGCGTGTCGAGCGCCTGGTGCGCGACAGCGCCTCCTACTGCCGCGAGCGCTTCGACCCCGACGAGTACTCGACCGCCGTGCGCGAAGCGCCCGCCGAGCTGGCCGAAGACTGCGCCAGCCCGCGCCGCGCGCGCCTCTGCCTGCCCGCGCCCCCGCGCGCCCTCCGGCCCGCCCGCGCCCCCGCctccggccccggccccggcccgccCGGCGACGGCGACCAGGAGTACGTGAGTCCCGACTGGGCCGGCGCGCCCGAGCCCGCAGCGCCACCCGCCGAGATCCCCTACGAGGAGCTGTGGACGCACCAGGCGGCTGAAGGCTTCGCCGAGGGCAGGACCCGGCCGCTCCCGGGGCCCGACCTCATCTCCTTCGGGGCCGCCGGGCCGCCCCGCCTGGAGCCCGAGGCGGCCCCGCCTCCAGTGCCTCCCAAATCCGAGGCG GTGAAGGAGGAATGCCGCCTGCTCAACGCCCCTCCTGTGCCCCCCCGAGGTGGCAGTGCCAGTGGCCGGCTCTCGGGCAGTCCCCCGGTGCCCCCACGCTTCCCCAAGCTGCAGCCTGTCCActcccccagctccagcctctcCTACTACTCCTCTGGCCTCCAGGATGG GCCGGGCTCCCGCAGTGGCAGTGGCTCTCCGTCACCGGATACCTACTCCCTCTATTGCTACCCATGCACCTGGGGAGACTGCAAGGTGGGCGAGTCCCCCAGCCGCCCACGCCCGGGACCCCTGCCCTCGACTACGCAGCCCAGCCAGACCTCCCGGGCCCTTGTAGAGCCCCTGAGCAGTGGAGCTGCTTCTCTCTGGGGGGCCGACACCCCGGTCAAGACCTACCACAGCTGCCCGCCTCCATTCaagccctcccacccccagaaaCGCTTCGCTCCCCTTGGAGCTCTGAACCCCTTTTCCGGGCCTGCCTACCCCTCAGGCCCTTCAGCCGCCTCCTCTTCTGGGCCCACAGCCAGCTCAGGTGCCCTGGCTACCTCCAGCCCCGCTCATTCCCCGGGCCCGGGCCCTCCAGGCCAGGCCTGTTCGGCGGCTGCCTCCTCCTGCtgtcccacctcctcctcctcttcctctgagcGGCAGACACCTGCCCTGGAGCCCTCTGATCCCTTTGAGCTGGGCCGGGGCAGTTCTCCAGAGCCGGAGCTGCTGCGCTGTCAGGAGCCCAGAGCTGTGAGGgctcctgggcctgggcctggcctccTGCCACTTGGACCCCCCAAGGCCTTTGAGCCTGAAGGCTTGGTGCTGCGGCAGGTCCCCGCCCCCCTGTCCCCCGTGGCCCTGCAGGGGCGCCTGGAAGGGCCTCCGGCCAGTCCTCGGGATGGGGCCACAGGCTGGGGCGGCCGGGATGCCTCCTCCTGGCAGCCCCCCGCTGACCTGTCTGCACTATCCCTGGAGGAGGTCTCGCGAAGTCTGCGTTTCATCGGGCTCTCGGAGGACGTGGTGAGCTTCTTTGCCCGAGAGCGCATTGATGGCAGCATCTTCGTGCAGCTCAGTGAGGACATCTTGGCAGATGACTTTCACCTCACCAAGCTGCAGGTCAAGAAGATCATGCAGTTCATCAAAGGCTGGCGGCCCAAGATCTGA
- the GAREM2 gene encoding GRB2-associated and regulator of MAPK protein 2 isoform X2 produces the protein MEKLAAGLAGLRWSMGAFPLDLIVSRCRLPTLACLGPGEYAEGVSERDILLIHSCRQWTTVTAHTLEEGHYVIGPKIDIPLQYPGKFKLLEQARDVREPVRYFSSVEEVASVFPDRIFVMEAITFSVKVVSGEFSEDSEVYNFTLHAGDELTLMGQAEILCAKTTKERSRFTTLLRKLGRAGALAGVGGGGGGGSPGGTGAAGGSGGARPIKGKMPCLICMNHRTNESLSLPFQCQGRFSTRSPLELQMQEGEHTVRAIIERVRLPVNVLVPSRPPRNPYDLHPVREGHCYKLVSIISKTVVLGLALRREGPAPLHFLLLTDTPRFALPQGLLAGDPRVERLVRDSASYCRERFDPDEYSTAVREAPAELAEDCASPRRARLCLPAPPRALRPARAPASGPGPGPPGDGDQEYVSPDWAGAPEPAAPPAEIPYEELWTHQAAEGFAEGRTRPLPGPDLISFGAAGPPRLEPEAAPPPVPPKSEAVKEECRLLNAPPVPPRGGSASGRLSGSPPVPPRFPKLQPVHSPSSSLSYYSSGLQDGPGSRSGSGSPSPDTYSLYCYPCTWGDCKVGESPSRPRPGPLPSTTQPSQTSRALVEPLSSGAASLWGADTPVKTYHSCPPPFKPSHPQKRFAPLGALNPFSGPAYPSGPSAASSSGPTASSGALATSSPAHSPGPGPPGQACSAAASSCCPTSSSSSSERQTPALEPSDPFELGRGSSPEPELLRCQEPRAVRAPGPGPGLLPLGPPKAFEPEGLVLRQVPAPLSPVALQGRLEGPPASPRDGATGWGGRDASSWQPPADLSALSLEEVSRSLRFIGLSEDVVSFFARERIDGSIFVQLSEDILADDFHLTKLQVKKIMQFIKGWRPKI, from the exons ATGGAGAAGTTGGCGGCCGGGCTGGCGGGCCTGCGCTGGAGCATGGGCGCCTTCCCGCTCGACCTCATCGTCAGCCGCTGCCGCTTGCCCACGCTTGCCTGCCTCGGGCCAG GGGAGTATGCCGAGGGCGTCAGTGAGCGAGACATCCTGCTCATTCACTCCTGCCGCCAGTGGACAACGGTGACAGCCCACACCCTGGAGGAGGGTCACTATGTCATCGGGCCCAAGATTGACATCCCCCTGCAGTACCCAG GGAAGTTCAAGCTCCTGGAGCAGGCCCGGGATGTTCGGGAGCCAGTGAGGTACTTCAGCAGCGTGGAGGAGGTGGCCAGCGTCTTCCCTGATCGCATATTTGTGATGGAAGCCATCACCTTCAGTGTCAAG GTTGTGTCAGGCGAGTTCAGCGAGGACAGCGAGGTGTACAACTTCACGCTGCACGCCGGCGACGAGCTCACTCTCATGGGCCAGGCGGAGATCCTGTGCGCCAAGACCACCAAGGAGCGCTCACGCTTCACCACCCTGCTGCGCAAGCTGGGCCGGGCCGGGGCGCTGGCCGGGgtaggcggcggcggcggtggcggcagcCCGGGGGGCACGGGGGCCGCGGGTGGCAGCGGGGGCGCCAGGCCCATCAAAGGCAAGATGCCCTGCCTCATCTGCATGAACCACCGCACCAATGAGAGCCTGAGCCTGCCCTTCCAGTGCCAGGGCCGCTTCAGCACGCGCAGCCCGCTGGAGCTGCAGATGCAGGAGGGCGAGCACACGGTGCGCGCCATCATCGAGCGCGTGCGGCTCCCGGTGAACGTGCTGGTGCCCAGCCGGCCGCCGCGCAACCCCTACGACCTGCACCCGGTGCGGGAGGGCCACTGCTACAAGCTGGTCAGCATCATCTCCAAGACGGTGGTGCTGGGGCTGGCGCTGCGCCGCGAGGGCCCGGCGCCGCTGCACTTCCTGCTGCTCACCGACACGCCCCGCTTCGCGCTACCGCAGGGCCTGCTGGCCGGGGACCCGCGTGTCGAGCGCCTGGTGCGCGACAGCGCCTCCTACTGCCGCGAGCGCTTCGACCCCGACGAGTACTCGACCGCCGTGCGCGAAGCGCCCGCCGAGCTGGCCGAAGACTGCGCCAGCCCGCGCCGCGCGCGCCTCTGCCTGCCCGCGCCCCCGCGCGCCCTCCGGCCCGCCCGCGCCCCCGCctccggccccggccccggcccgccCGGCGACGGCGACCAGGAGTACGTGAGTCCCGACTGGGCCGGCGCGCCCGAGCCCGCAGCGCCACCCGCCGAGATCCCCTACGAGGAGCTGTGGACGCACCAGGCGGCTGAAGGCTTCGCCGAGGGCAGGACCCGGCCGCTCCCGGGGCCCGACCTCATCTCCTTCGGGGCCGCCGGGCCGCCCCGCCTGGAGCCCGAGGCGGCCCCGCCTCCAGTGCCTCCCAAATCCGAGGCG GTGAAGGAGGAATGCCGCCTGCTCAACGCCCCTCCTGTGCCCCCCCGAGGTGGCAGTGCCAGTGGCCGGCTCTCGGGCAGTCCCCCGGTGCCCCCACGCTTCCCCAAGCTGCAGCCTGTCCActcccccagctccagcctctcCTACTACTCCTCTGGCCTCCAGGATGG GCCGGGCTCCCGCAGTGGCAGTGGCTCTCCGTCACCGGATACCTACTCCCTCTATTGCTACCCATGCACCTGGGGAGACTGCAAGGTGGGCGAGTCCCCCAGCCGCCCACGCCCGGGACCCCTGCCCTCGACTACGCAGCCCAGCCAGACCTCCCGGGCCCTTGTAGAGCCCCTGAGCAGTGGAGCTGCTTCTCTCTGGGGGGCCGACACCCCGGTCAAGACCTACCACAGCTGCCCGCCTCCATTCaagccctcccacccccagaaaCGCTTCGCTCCCCTTGGAGCTCTGAACCCCTTTTCCGGGCCTGCCTACCCCTCAGGCCCTTCAGCCGCCTCCTCTTCTGGGCCCACAGCCAGCTCAGGTGCCCTGGCTACCTCCAGCCCCGCTCATTCCCCGGGCCCGGGCCCTCCAGGCCAGGCCTGTTCGGCGGCTGCCTCCTCCTGCtgtcccacctcctcctcctcttcctctgagcGGCAGACACCTGCCCTGGAGCCCTCTGATCCCTTTGAGCTGGGCCGGGGCAGTTCTCCAGAGCCGGAGCTGCTGCGCTGTCAGGAGCCCAGAGCTGTGAGGgctcctgggcctgggcctggcctccTGCCACTTGGACCCCCCAAGGCCTTTGAGCCTGAAGGCTTGGTGCTGCGGCAGGTCCCCGCCCCCCTGTCCCCCGTGGCCCTGCAGGGGCGCCTGGAAGGGCCTCCGGCCAGTCCTCGGGATGGGGCCACAGGCTGGGGCGGCCGGGATGCCTCCTCCTGGCAGCCCCCCGCTGACCTGTCTGCACTATCCCTGGAGGAGGTCTCGCGAAGTCTGCGTTTCATCGGGCTCTCGGAGGACGTGGTGAGCTTCTTTGCCCGAGAGCGCATTGATGGCAGCATCTTCGTGCAGCTCAGTGAGGACATCTTGGCAGATGACTTTCACCTCACCAAGCTGCAGGTCAAGAAGATCATGCAGTTCATCAAAGGCTGGCGGCCCAAGATCTGA
- the GAREM2 gene encoding GRB2-associated and regulator of MAPK protein 2 isoform X1, with product MKYEVWPGGKIRGGTEVRLGQQGWRGGRATRQMAEAELPGLGDQLVAWEYAEGVSERDILLIHSCRQWTTVTAHTLEEGHYVIGPKIDIPLQYPGKFKLLEQARDVREPVRYFSSVEEVASVFPDRIFVMEAITFSVKVVSGEFSEDSEVYNFTLHAGDELTLMGQAEILCAKTTKERSRFTTLLRKLGRAGALAGVGGGGGGGSPGGTGAAGGSGGARPIKGKMPCLICMNHRTNESLSLPFQCQGRFSTRSPLELQMQEGEHTVRAIIERVRLPVNVLVPSRPPRNPYDLHPVREGHCYKLVSIISKTVVLGLALRREGPAPLHFLLLTDTPRFALPQGLLAGDPRVERLVRDSASYCRERFDPDEYSTAVREAPAELAEDCASPRRARLCLPAPPRALRPARAPASGPGPGPPGDGDQEYVSPDWAGAPEPAAPPAEIPYEELWTHQAAEGFAEGRTRPLPGPDLISFGAAGPPRLEPEAAPPPVPPKSEAVKEECRLLNAPPVPPRGGSASGRLSGSPPVPPRFPKLQPVHSPSSSLSYYSSGLQDGPGSRSGSGSPSPDTYSLYCYPCTWGDCKVGESPSRPRPGPLPSTTQPSQTSRALVEPLSSGAASLWGADTPVKTYHSCPPPFKPSHPQKRFAPLGALNPFSGPAYPSGPSAASSSGPTASSGALATSSPAHSPGPGPPGQACSAAASSCCPTSSSSSSERQTPALEPSDPFELGRGSSPEPELLRCQEPRAVRAPGPGPGLLPLGPPKAFEPEGLVLRQVPAPLSPVALQGRLEGPPASPRDGATGWGGRDASSWQPPADLSALSLEEVSRSLRFIGLSEDVVSFFARERIDGSIFVQLSEDILADDFHLTKLQVKKIMQFIKGWRPKI from the exons ATGAAATATGAAGTGTGGCCTGGAGGAAAGATCAGAGGAGGAACTGAAGTCCGGCTGGGACAGCAAGGTTGGAGAGGAGGAAGGGCCACACGACAAATGGCGGAAGCAGAATTGCCAGGACTTGGTGACCAGTTAGTTGCAT GGGAGTATGCCGAGGGCGTCAGTGAGCGAGACATCCTGCTCATTCACTCCTGCCGCCAGTGGACAACGGTGACAGCCCACACCCTGGAGGAGGGTCACTATGTCATCGGGCCCAAGATTGACATCCCCCTGCAGTACCCAG GGAAGTTCAAGCTCCTGGAGCAGGCCCGGGATGTTCGGGAGCCAGTGAGGTACTTCAGCAGCGTGGAGGAGGTGGCCAGCGTCTTCCCTGATCGCATATTTGTGATGGAAGCCATCACCTTCAGTGTCAAG GTTGTGTCAGGCGAGTTCAGCGAGGACAGCGAGGTGTACAACTTCACGCTGCACGCCGGCGACGAGCTCACTCTCATGGGCCAGGCGGAGATCCTGTGCGCCAAGACCACCAAGGAGCGCTCACGCTTCACCACCCTGCTGCGCAAGCTGGGCCGGGCCGGGGCGCTGGCCGGGgtaggcggcggcggcggtggcggcagcCCGGGGGGCACGGGGGCCGCGGGTGGCAGCGGGGGCGCCAGGCCCATCAAAGGCAAGATGCCCTGCCTCATCTGCATGAACCACCGCACCAATGAGAGCCTGAGCCTGCCCTTCCAGTGCCAGGGCCGCTTCAGCACGCGCAGCCCGCTGGAGCTGCAGATGCAGGAGGGCGAGCACACGGTGCGCGCCATCATCGAGCGCGTGCGGCTCCCGGTGAACGTGCTGGTGCCCAGCCGGCCGCCGCGCAACCCCTACGACCTGCACCCGGTGCGGGAGGGCCACTGCTACAAGCTGGTCAGCATCATCTCCAAGACGGTGGTGCTGGGGCTGGCGCTGCGCCGCGAGGGCCCGGCGCCGCTGCACTTCCTGCTGCTCACCGACACGCCCCGCTTCGCGCTACCGCAGGGCCTGCTGGCCGGGGACCCGCGTGTCGAGCGCCTGGTGCGCGACAGCGCCTCCTACTGCCGCGAGCGCTTCGACCCCGACGAGTACTCGACCGCCGTGCGCGAAGCGCCCGCCGAGCTGGCCGAAGACTGCGCCAGCCCGCGCCGCGCGCGCCTCTGCCTGCCCGCGCCCCCGCGCGCCCTCCGGCCCGCCCGCGCCCCCGCctccggccccggccccggcccgccCGGCGACGGCGACCAGGAGTACGTGAGTCCCGACTGGGCCGGCGCGCCCGAGCCCGCAGCGCCACCCGCCGAGATCCCCTACGAGGAGCTGTGGACGCACCAGGCGGCTGAAGGCTTCGCCGAGGGCAGGACCCGGCCGCTCCCGGGGCCCGACCTCATCTCCTTCGGGGCCGCCGGGCCGCCCCGCCTGGAGCCCGAGGCGGCCCCGCCTCCAGTGCCTCCCAAATCCGAGGCG GTGAAGGAGGAATGCCGCCTGCTCAACGCCCCTCCTGTGCCCCCCCGAGGTGGCAGTGCCAGTGGCCGGCTCTCGGGCAGTCCCCCGGTGCCCCCACGCTTCCCCAAGCTGCAGCCTGTCCActcccccagctccagcctctcCTACTACTCCTCTGGCCTCCAGGATGG GCCGGGCTCCCGCAGTGGCAGTGGCTCTCCGTCACCGGATACCTACTCCCTCTATTGCTACCCATGCACCTGGGGAGACTGCAAGGTGGGCGAGTCCCCCAGCCGCCCACGCCCGGGACCCCTGCCCTCGACTACGCAGCCCAGCCAGACCTCCCGGGCCCTTGTAGAGCCCCTGAGCAGTGGAGCTGCTTCTCTCTGGGGGGCCGACACCCCGGTCAAGACCTACCACAGCTGCCCGCCTCCATTCaagccctcccacccccagaaaCGCTTCGCTCCCCTTGGAGCTCTGAACCCCTTTTCCGGGCCTGCCTACCCCTCAGGCCCTTCAGCCGCCTCCTCTTCTGGGCCCACAGCCAGCTCAGGTGCCCTGGCTACCTCCAGCCCCGCTCATTCCCCGGGCCCGGGCCCTCCAGGCCAGGCCTGTTCGGCGGCTGCCTCCTCCTGCtgtcccacctcctcctcctcttcctctgagcGGCAGACACCTGCCCTGGAGCCCTCTGATCCCTTTGAGCTGGGCCGGGGCAGTTCTCCAGAGCCGGAGCTGCTGCGCTGTCAGGAGCCCAGAGCTGTGAGGgctcctgggcctgggcctggcctccTGCCACTTGGACCCCCCAAGGCCTTTGAGCCTGAAGGCTTGGTGCTGCGGCAGGTCCCCGCCCCCCTGTCCCCCGTGGCCCTGCAGGGGCGCCTGGAAGGGCCTCCGGCCAGTCCTCGGGATGGGGCCACAGGCTGGGGCGGCCGGGATGCCTCCTCCTGGCAGCCCCCCGCTGACCTGTCTGCACTATCCCTGGAGGAGGTCTCGCGAAGTCTGCGTTTCATCGGGCTCTCGGAGGACGTGGTGAGCTTCTTTGCCCGAGAGCGCATTGATGGCAGCATCTTCGTGCAGCTCAGTGAGGACATCTTGGCAGATGACTTTCACCTCACCAAGCTGCAGGTCAAGAAGATCATGCAGTTCATCAAAGGCTGGCGGCCCAAGATCTGA